Proteins encoded by one window of Rutidosis leptorrhynchoides isolate AG116_Rl617_1_P2 chromosome 7, CSIRO_AGI_Rlap_v1, whole genome shotgun sequence:
- the LOC139859762 gene encoding uncharacterized protein: protein MTISASSIEEDINSPNHPLYLHQNDHPGLILISKKLTSSDNYSSWRRSIMIALNAKNKLKIVTGEITEPANNSTVKALWNGTNDMIISWILNTVTDQIGNSLTFINSASALWKELQEHYSQLDGHRIYQLTNEIT from the coding sequence ATGACGATCAGTGCTTCCTCAATTGAAGAAGACATCAACTCACCAAATCATCCATTGTACCTTCATCAAAATGATCATCCTGGACTGATCTTAATCTCTAAGAAGCTAACTAGTTCAGACAACTATAGTTCATGGAGAAGATCCATTATGATTGCTTTGAATGCCAAGAACAAGTTAAAGATTGTTACTGGAGAGATCACAGAACCTGCAAACAATTCAACAGTCAAGGCACTGTGGAATGGAACAAATGACATGATCATTTCTTGGATCCTCAACACAGTTACAGATCAAATAGGCAACTCACTAACATTCATCAACTCAGCTTCAGCACTATGGAAGGAGCTCCAAGAACATTATTCTCAACTAGATGGACACAGAATCTATCAGCTGACTAATGAAATCACATAA